One window from the genome of Treponema sp. OMZ 838 encodes:
- a CDS encoding leucine-rich repeat domain-containing protein: MEQRSALQLTAEEKANVQLLRITDGILIGVTNRDDLTGSLILPDTITEIGRKALSGCTGLTSITIPDSVTQIGYGAFFRCMNLTSITIHSNNPAYCSQENILYTKDMKTLLRAVATGCVVIPYGVAEISYGAFSRCRGVTSITIPDSVIKIAMGAFCYCSSLTHIIIPSSVTDIGMGPFGYCTNLMDITVDKANSVYRSKDNVLYTKDMKTLIQATPVKTFIIPEHVTAIGGYCLAGCTDVTTVIIPDGVTEIGEGAFDSCERLDNIIIKSECLTQIGYDAFSHIKPDARFTVKNESIKALLQTCGSDLQNGQITVNPNL; encoded by the coding sequence ATGGAACAAAGATCTGCATTACAACTTACCGCTGAAGAAAAAGCCAATGTACAATTGTTGAGAATAACGGATGGGATACTCATCGGAGTAACAAATAGAGACGACCTCACCGGAAGTCTTATATTGCCGGACACTATTACCGAAATCGGGAGAAAAGCATTAAGCGGCTGTACGGGTTTAACAAGCATTACCATACCGGACAGCGTTACTCAAATCGGGTACGGCGCTTTTTTCCGCTGCATGAACCTCACAAGTATTACCATTCATTCCAATAATCCAGCCTATTGCAGTCAAGAAAATATACTTTATACAAAAGATATGAAAACACTTTTACGGGCTGTTGCAACAGGATGTGTGGTCATACCTTATGGTGTAGCTGAAATCAGCTATGGGGCTTTTTCCCGATGTAGAGGCGTAACGAGTATTACCATACCGGATAGCGTTATTAAAATCGCTATGGGAGCTTTTTGCTATTGCAGCAGTTTAACACATATTATTATACCAAGCAGTGTTACTGATATCGGTATGGGACCTTTTGGTTATTGCACAAACTTAATGGATATTACCGTCGATAAAGCGAATTCGGTCTATCGTAGTAAAGATAATGTACTCTATACAAAAGATATGAAGACCCTTATACAAGCAACTCCCGTAAAGACTTTCATAATACCGGAGCACGTTACCGCAATAGGCGGTTATTGTCTTGCCGGTTGTACTGATGTAACCACTGTTATCATACCGGATGGGGTTACCGAAATTGGAGAAGGTGCATTTGACAGTTGTGAAAGGTTAGACAATATAATCATAAAATCCGAGTGTTTAACGCAAATCGGATACGATGCTTTTTCGCATATTAAACCCGATGCACGGTTTACCGTAAAAAATGAATCGATAAAAGCGCTGTTACAAACTTGCGGCAGCGATCTACAGAACGGACAAATTACCGTTAATCCGAATTTATAG
- a CDS encoding ATP-binding protein, producing the protein MQTDIIRFIDDESKPECMAVAGYLYNLCSNSKHLDKYKSLLMLLQALIVRLKKETQAETIVQAFIQKGIKEKQLTVFTPGKNYNHPFEYGSKLDVNFKEDTKIAAAIDNFTTDSIFTINLCRCVFMQKENLAKIIALIFFSTKINNNDTYIIPQKINVSARITKILNDITPVEFLFDTLHLSHQEAVLLTAAYRTQTIYELYNFYGDVLFQDTENKITLYAKCINTSLQAIRSLFENDKKLISFGLMQDSGYIEDESIYCIYNKNFDAFFSGTLKEEKTNAAFNLNSYSIKKGYSNLAVQFLKSNFPSNILLYGSPGSGKTEFARYIANSLAKELILKKASDILGKYVGESEQNIKEAFEEAERQDAILLFDEADSFFTNRFNAENTWERTMVNEFLMQIEAFNGLLICTTNMRSIMDPALQRRFHIMVKFQALSANGIKTLLMKYFRNVSFNADQIEKLNQWQTVTPGDFNALYGKARFMPQEKITSEYIITELAQMQQEKNGVQKMIGFSINA; encoded by the coding sequence ATGCAGACAGATATAATAAGATTTATCGATGATGAAAGTAAGCCGGAATGTATGGCTGTAGCCGGATATCTTTATAATCTATGTTCGAATAGCAAACATCTGGATAAGTATAAATCATTACTGATGTTATTACAGGCACTTATTGTGCGTCTAAAAAAAGAAACACAAGCTGAAACAATTGTGCAAGCATTTATTCAAAAAGGAATAAAGGAAAAACAGCTAACGGTATTTACGCCGGGAAAGAATTACAATCATCCGTTTGAATACGGGAGTAAATTGGATGTAAATTTTAAAGAAGATACGAAAATCGCTGCTGCCATCGATAATTTTACGACCGATTCCATTTTTACGATAAATCTTTGCCGTTGTGTTTTTATGCAGAAAGAAAACCTTGCTAAAATTATCGCGCTTATTTTCTTTTCCACCAAGATAAATAACAATGATACGTATATCATTCCTCAGAAAATAAATGTTTCAGCACGGATAACCAAGATACTTAATGATATAACTCCTGTTGAATTTCTATTTGATACCTTACATCTTTCACACCAAGAAGCGGTATTACTTACGGCAGCATATAGAACACAGACAATCTATGAACTCTATAATTTTTATGGAGATGTATTATTCCAAGATACAGAAAATAAAATAACGCTATATGCAAAATGTATTAATACGTCTTTACAAGCAATAAGAAGCTTATTTGAGAATGATAAAAAGCTTATTTCATTCGGGTTAATGCAAGATAGCGGGTATATCGAAGACGAAAGTATTTATTGTATTTACAATAAAAATTTTGATGCGTTTTTTTCCGGAACATTAAAAGAAGAAAAAACAAACGCTGCCTTTAATCTCAATAGCTACTCTATAAAAAAAGGGTACTCAAACTTAGCAGTACAATTTCTAAAAAGTAACTTTCCGTCAAATATTTTACTCTATGGAAGTCCCGGATCCGGTAAAACAGAATTTGCACGATATATTGCAAATTCTTTGGCTAAAGAGCTTATTTTAAAAAAAGCCTCTGATATATTAGGAAAATATGTCGGCGAAAGTGAACAGAATATTAAAGAGGCTTTTGAAGAAGCGGAAAGACAGGATGCGATACTATTATTTGATGAGGCTGATTCATTTTTTACCAACCGTTTCAATGCAGAAAATACTTGGGAGCGGACAATGGTCAATGAATTTTTAATGCAGATAGAAGCCTTTAACGGTTTATTGATTTGCACTACCAATATGCGCAGCATCATGGATCCTGCATTGCAGCGCCGCTTTCATATTATGGTTAAGTTTCAAGCCCTCTCTGCAAACGGAATAAAAACTTTGTTGATGAAATATTTTCGTAATGTGTCATTTAATGCTGATCAAATAGAAAAGCTCAACCAATGGCAAACCGTTACTCCGGGGGATTTTAACGCACTTTATGGAAAAGCACGGTTTATGCCGCAAGAAAAAATAACTTCTGAATATATTATTACTGAATTAGCACAGATGCAGCAAGAAAAAAACGGCGTACAAAAAATGATCGGATTTAGTATCAATGCATAA
- a CDS encoding ABC transporter ATP-binding protein, with product MRLFFSYFKPHWKLFTADLCCAAFIAAVDIIFPMASRYSIQHFLPKADYAAFYTFIVIMIGLYLIRSAAQYFVTYFGHLFGVKVEADMRRDLFRHIEKQSFHFFDTNRTGQLMSRITTDLFEITELSHHGPEDLFISVLTLIGSLALMASIRWELALLLTLFIPIAFFHTVRCRVHIMKASRRVKEETAAINTAIEPALSGIRVTQIFTNEGYEQERFEKNNQAFYTAKKRFYWNMAFFFSRLEFLISMLHLVIIAAGGFFIMQQTMTLTDIITVTLFAGAFLQPIRRLTAFIELYANGMAGFKRFKELMETDDSIRDHDNAVEITSAHGNIRYNDVSFSYQDGVTVLQNIELDIQAGQTIAFVGPSGGGKSSLCNLLPRFYEPSAGSITLDGRNIQDITVHSLRRQIGIVQQEVFLFADTIKENIAYGNSAASEQDIVHAAKRAEIHEDIMQMPDGYNTLVGERGVQLSGGQKQRVAIARTFLKNPPILILDEATSALDTATEIKIQKSFEELAQGRTTLIIAHRLSTIRSADRIVVVDDEGICEQGTHAELLAKGGVYAALYNAQTNMS from the coding sequence ATGCGTCTATTCTTTTCATATTTTAAACCTCATTGGAAACTCTTTACTGCCGATCTGTGCTGTGCAGCTTTTATTGCAGCGGTAGATATTATCTTCCCCATGGCAAGTAGATACAGCATACAGCATTTTTTACCCAAGGCTGACTATGCTGCCTTTTATACATTTATTGTAATAATGATAGGATTATATCTTATCCGCAGTGCTGCTCAGTATTTTGTAACGTATTTCGGGCATCTTTTCGGCGTTAAAGTTGAAGCGGATATGCGGCGGGATCTTTTTCGCCATATAGAAAAACAGTCGTTTCATTTTTTTGATACCAATAGAACCGGACAGCTGATGTCCCGCATCACCACAGATTTGTTCGAAATTACCGAGTTATCGCATCACGGACCGGAAGACCTCTTTATTTCAGTATTAACGCTGATCGGCTCGCTGGCACTTATGGCTTCTATCAGATGGGAGCTCGCACTGCTTTTGACGCTCTTTATACCCATCGCATTTTTTCACACTGTCCGCTGCCGTGTACATATTATGAAAGCGTCCCGCCGCGTAAAAGAAGAAACTGCTGCAATCAATACCGCTATTGAACCCGCTCTTTCCGGAATACGTGTAACACAAATATTTACCAATGAAGGCTATGAACAAGAACGGTTTGAAAAAAACAATCAGGCATTTTATACGGCAAAAAAACGTTTTTATTGGAATATGGCATTTTTCTTTAGCCGTTTAGAGTTTCTTATTTCAATGTTACATTTGGTGATTATTGCCGCAGGCGGTTTTTTTATTATGCAGCAGACGATGACGCTTACCGACATTATTACCGTAACGCTTTTTGCCGGTGCATTTTTACAGCCTATCCGCCGGCTTACGGCTTTTATTGAACTATACGCCAATGGTATGGCGGGTTTTAAACGTTTTAAAGAACTCATGGAAACAGATGATAGTATTAGAGACCATGATAATGCGGTAGAAATTACTTCAGCACATGGAAATATCCGCTATAATGATGTTTCGTTTTCGTATCAAGATGGGGTTACGGTATTACAAAATATCGAGCTGGATATACAGGCAGGGCAAACCATTGCCTTTGTAGGACCGTCCGGCGGAGGAAAAAGTAGTTTATGTAATTTACTGCCCCGTTTTTATGAACCATCCGCAGGAAGTATTACCCTCGATGGGCGGAATATACAGGATATTACCGTGCACAGTTTACGGCGGCAAATCGGTATTGTGCAACAGGAGGTTTTCTTATTTGCCGATACCATTAAGGAAAATATTGCTTATGGAAACAGTGCCGCTTCTGAACAGGATATAGTACATGCAGCAAAACGGGCTGAAATTCATGAAGATATTATGCAGATGCCGGACGGGTATAATACGCTTGTCGGAGAGCGGGGGGTACAGCTTTCCGGCGGGCAAAAACAGCGGGTTGCGATTGCACGAACCTTTTTAAAAAATCCCCCGATTTTAATACTGGATGAAGCAACTTCAGCTCTTGATACCGCAACGGAAATAAAAATTCAAAAATCATTTGAAGAACTCGCACAGGGCCGTACAACACTGATTATAGCCCACCGCCTCTCAACAATCCGCAGTGCAGACCGTATTGTAGTAGTTGATGATGAAGGCATTTGCGAGCAAGGAACACATGCAGAGCTATTGGCAAAAGGCGGTGTCTATGCCGCCCTCTATAACGCACAAACCAACATGAGCTAA
- a CDS encoding AraC family transcriptional regulator codes for MTEKNQQQAFHKLGDASFYMADYHFNETNEKCGTIHTYYPPAKAGHGIMYQVQPAEGIFLSVSDWTPYHDMERRYQIEHKMIKMYYLESGEVRLIQNGKRTAVIQEGINLYLNRPSKGRVLYRAGIPIRYISVLLLEDYFLPFLQSRYASDGLQYAALFSWCECNYNTPEIGSIFLQIKHKILSGETSSLYYESKVGELLSVAAGNVQRHRKQVDVSLNPTKACLSPIERKALERVRLAIERSILNPPCSEELCSIAAMGHTKFRRTFRLLYGLSPREYILKARMQHACLLLSKPALSIGSIAAHLGYANAGKFSCAFRKLYHQSPAEYRASVHKEH; via the coding sequence GTGACAGAGAAAAATCAACAGCAGGCATTTCATAAATTGGGCGATGCCTCCTTTTATATGGCAGACTACCATTTTAATGAAACGAATGAAAAATGCGGAACTATTCATACCTACTATCCTCCGGCAAAGGCAGGACACGGTATCATGTATCAGGTGCAGCCGGCTGAGGGCATCTTTCTTTCCGTCAGCGACTGGACTCCCTATCACGATATGGAACGCCGATACCAAATCGAACATAAAATGATAAAAATGTATTATTTGGAATCAGGGGAAGTAAGGCTCATTCAAAATGGCAAGCGCACTGCAGTAATTCAAGAAGGAATAAATCTGTATCTAAATCGCCCTTCCAAAGGACGGGTTCTCTATCGGGCAGGTATTCCCATTCGCTATATATCGGTACTCCTTCTTGAAGATTACTTTCTTCCTTTCCTGCAAAGCCGATATGCGTCTGACGGCTTACAGTATGCAGCCTTGTTTTCTTGGTGCGAATGTAATTATAACACACCGGAAATCGGCAGTATTTTTCTTCAGATTAAGCACAAGATTCTTTCAGGAGAAACATCAAGCCTCTACTATGAAAGTAAGGTGGGGGAACTGCTCTCTGTTGCTGCAGGAAATGTTCAGCGGCACAGAAAGCAAGTAGATGTTTCTTTAAACCCAACGAAGGCTTGTCTTTCTCCCATTGAACGCAAAGCATTGGAGCGAGTCAGACTTGCTATTGAACGCTCCATTCTAAACCCGCCATGCTCGGAAGAATTATGCAGTATAGCAGCTATGGGGCATACAAAATTCCGCCGGACATTTCGGCTCCTTTACGGTCTTTCGCCCCGTGAGTATATTTTAAAAGCACGGATGCAACATGCGTGTTTGTTACTATCTAAACCGGCATTGTCAATCGGGAGCATTGCTGCACATCTCGGCTATGCGAATGCCGGTAAATTTTCTTGTGCATTCCGAAAACTGTATCATCAATCGCCGGCGGAATACCGGGCATCTGTCCACAAGGAGCATTGA
- a CDS encoding MptD family putative ECF transporter S component, whose protein sequence is MANEMSKKGLTTRDLITTGILAALYVVCAFIGELIFGFFPVLTFLCPLSIALLCGPVFMLIIAKVPKHGPIFITGILVGGVLFVTGMYWLMCLAYIILGVVAELVAGSTNFKSKTRNLFAYMIFVISPIFSYAMLWINRDEYVNYLVKNGTEQAYMDTMIANAHLWVLPAMIAGNLICSCISGKFGQHLLRKHFEKAGLV, encoded by the coding sequence ATGGCAAATGAAATGAGCAAAAAAGGTCTTACAACACGAGACCTGATTACCACCGGAATTTTAGCAGCACTGTATGTTGTTTGTGCGTTTATCGGCGAGCTGATATTCGGATTTTTCCCCGTGTTGACGTTTCTGTGTCCTTTGTCGATTGCACTGCTTTGCGGACCGGTTTTTATGTTAATTATTGCTAAAGTTCCAAAGCATGGACCTATCTTCATTACCGGCATTTTAGTAGGCGGTGTTTTGTTCGTAACGGGAATGTATTGGCTGATGTGCTTAGCGTATATCATTTTAGGAGTAGTAGCCGAATTGGTGGCTGGCTCTACAAATTTTAAAAGCAAGACCAGAAATTTATTTGCGTATATGATTTTTGTTATCAGTCCTATTTTTTCCTATGCAATGCTGTGGATCAATCGTGATGAGTATGTAAACTACCTCGTGAAAAATGGAACGGAACAGGCATATATGGATACGATGATTGCCAACGCGCATCTATGGGTACTGCCTGCTATGATTGCCGGCAATTTGATCTGTTCATGTATCAGCGGAAAATTTGGACAGCACTTACTCAGAAAACATTTTGAAAAAGCCGGGTTGGTGTAA
- a CDS encoding energy-coupling factor transporter transmembrane component T: MTAPFSADIFCKTQHLDPRTKFYMLLVGTVDLFLAPTVYYEVALVALITIVGLSCGEKRFTLKMTGIYTSLIILYHIGIYGMTGWLQIAIVTFTFYIRKIFSCAMMGGILVGTTQVNEFMAAMHRIHVPKSVIIPMTVMIRYIPMVQEDWGFIHDAMKMRDVAPTVKSLLTHPIRTVECIYVPMMMSALKVADELSAASITRGLENPKQRSCMADIRFTWKDCVCAFAFTVFFVISILFMIGRNLA; the protein is encoded by the coding sequence ATGACTGCACCGTTTTCGGCGGATATTTTTTGTAAAACACAGCACTTGGATCCCCGAACAAAGTTTTATATGCTGCTCGTCGGTACCGTAGACCTCTTTCTTGCACCGACAGTATATTATGAGGTTGCACTGGTAGCACTCATTACGATAGTCGGATTGAGCTGCGGAGAAAAACGGTTTACTTTGAAAATGACCGGAATATACACATCCCTTATAATCTTATATCATATAGGAATTTATGGGATGACCGGCTGGCTGCAAATCGCCATTGTAACATTTACCTTTTATATTCGGAAGATATTTTCTTGCGCGATGATGGGCGGCATATTAGTTGGAACCACGCAGGTTAATGAATTTATGGCAGCGATGCATCGTATTCACGTCCCTAAGTCTGTCATCATTCCTATGACGGTGATGATTCGATATATCCCGATGGTTCAGGAAGACTGGGGCTTTATTCACGACGCAATGAAAATGAGGGATGTCGCACCTACCGTGAAAAGTTTGTTGACTCATCCTATTCGTACTGTTGAATGTATTTATGTTCCGATGATGATGTCCGCCCTCAAGGTGGCAGACGAACTTTCCGCAGCCTCTATTACTCGAGGGCTGGAAAATCCAAAGCAGAGAAGCTGTATGGCGGATATTCGTTTTACGTGGAAAGATTGTGTGTGTGCTTTTGCGTTTACCGTTTTTTTTGTGATTTCTATCCTATTTATGATAGGCAGGAATCTCGCATAG